The Alosa sapidissima isolate fAloSap1 chromosome 8, fAloSap1.pri, whole genome shotgun sequence genome contains a region encoding:
- the si:ch211-102c2.4 gene encoding uncharacterized protein si:ch211-102c2.4, with the protein MCEMHSYNFVLIFVLILTESDICNSWEDQTLVCRYGEEYASLERVWCKKESEKCCTGLAFSKKIRFIDNGSVEITDDVATAFTVTVQKLSQGDGVYWCGLVFKNQTIIKLAEKYFPNDSSFYAWSFIRWILFPFLPLSILSICMLKRRTVKTEKVAEGTYSEIPLRARGADREADNTVIEE; encoded by the exons ATGTGTGAAATGCACTCATATAACTTTGTACTCATATTTGTGCTTATTCTGACAG AGTCTGACATATGTAACTCATGGGAGGACCAGACTTTAGTCTGTCGTTATGGTGAAGAGTATGCAAGCTTGGAGAGGGTCTGGTGCAAGAAAGAGTCTGAGAAGTGCTGTACAGGCCTTGCTTTCAGTAAGAAAATAAGGTTCATTGACAATGGAAGCGTGGAAATAACTGACGACGTGGCGACTGCTTTCACAGTCACCGTGCAAAAACTGAGTCAAGGAGATGGGGTGTACTGGTGTGGCCTGGTGTTTAAGAATCAAACCATCATCAAGCTGGCAGAGAAATACTTTCCAAATG ACTCTTCATTTTATGCGTGGAGCTTCATACGCTGGATTCTCTTCCCCTTTCTGCCACTGTCAATCCTCAGCATATGTATGCTCAAACGCA GAACAGTCAAGACTGAAAAG GTGGCGGAAGGCACATACAGTGAAATCCCCTTGCGTGCCAGAGGCGCAGATCGTGAAGCTGACAACACAGTTATTGAGGAGTGA
- the imp4 gene encoding U3 small nucleolar ribonucleoprotein protein IMP4: MLRREVRLRREYLYRKAQEDRLRTIEEKKQKLKTSLDENKLIPTEVRKEALQLQKLLEYDDEGGEGVSTHMDDEYKWAGVEDPKVMITTSRDPSSRLKMFAKEVKLLFPGAQRMNRGNHEVKALVHACKANSVTDLVIVHETRGQPDGLVVCHLPFGPTAYFTLYNVVMRHDVPDIGTMSEAYPHLIFHNFTSRLGRRVSNILKYLFPVPKDDSRRVITFANGDDYISFRHHTYKKTDHKNVVLSEVGPRFEMKLYMIKLGTLENEATADVEWRHHAYVRTAKKRKFLSVE; this comes from the exons ATG TTGCGGAGAGAGGTAAGATTAAGACGGGAATATCTGTACAGGAAGGCGCAAGAGGACAGACTGCGCACCATTGAGGAGAAGAAACAGAAGCTTAAAACCTCTCTTGATG AGAATAAACTAATTCCAACTGAAGTGCGCAAAGAGGCCTTGCAGTTGCAGAAATTGTTGGAGTACGATGATGAGGGCGGCGAAG GTGTCAGTACTCATATGGATGATGAGTACAAGTGGGCTGGTGTGGAGGACCCTAAGGTCATGATCACAACATCTAGAGATCCTAGTTCCAGGCTGAAGATGTTTGCTAAA GAAGTGAAGCTGCTGTTTCCTGGTGCACAACGCATGAACAGAGGAAACCATGAAGTGAAGGCGCTAGTCCATGCCTGCAAGGCCAACAGTGTCACTGACCTCGTCATAGTTCACGAGACCAGAGGACAGCCAG ACGGACTGGTAGTATGCCACCTTCCATTCGGACCAACAGCATACTTCACTTTATACAATGTGGTGATGAGACATGACGTCCCAGACATCGGCACAATGTCAGAGGCCTACCCGCATCTCATCTTTCACAACTTTACCTCACGACTTGGCAGAAGG GTATCAAATATCCTTAAGTACCTGTTCCCAGTACCAAAAGATGACAGCAGACGTGTGATTACCTTTGCCAATGGTGATGACTATATCTCATTCAG ACACCATACATATAAGAAAACAGACCACAAGAATGTTGTGTTGTCCGAAGTGGGACCCAGATTTGAAATGAAGT TGTACATGATCAAGCTTGGCACCCTGGAGAATGAGGCTACAGCAGATGTTGAATGGCGTCACCATGCATATGTACGCACTGCCAAGAAGAGGAAGTTTTTAAGCGTGGAGTGA